A genomic stretch from Gloeocapsa sp. PCC 73106 includes:
- a CDS encoding S-layer family protein, whose protein sequence is IRVSATRDIELDGGEIINNVQGRGNGGNIEITSDSLQVINGSRISANTFAQGNTGNILIEVSGLFKLDRGESESFTGVSSVIQPEGMGNAGDVEIKADSVEVVNGTEVRTTTFGQGEAGSIVIEAEGLVKFDGGNRETFTGALSSIELNGVGRAGNVEIKAGSVEVLNGAQIGANTLGEGNAGRVAIEADGLVKLDAVDSDLMTLTGVASGVNPGAVGNAGGVEIRAGSVEVINGAQIIASTFGEGDGGSIVIEATDSVKFDGEESVLFTGAASGVNPGAVGNAGDVQITANSVEVVNGAAISADTFGEGNGGSIVIEVTGLVKLDGGEGQSGFLTGVSSTVGPNVVGNAEGVEIRAGSVEVLNGAQVSASTFGEGDGGSVVIEAEGLVKFEGFQVVNNTPFPSGAGSSVGPGAIGNSGNVEIRADSLEVINDAVISADTFGEGDGGSVVIEVTDLVKLDGGESEFFTGVSSSVALPNAVGDAGGVEIRANSLEVINGAQISSSTFGQGNGGSVVIEAEGFVKFDGFHIITVNNTPTSIRSGAGSSVQPNAVGKAGNVQIIADSVRVINGAVVSASTFGEGDAGSVLIEAEGLVKLDAGESESNTGISSNVGPNVVGNAGGVEIRAGSVEILNGAQIGSGTFGFGDGGIVLIEAEDLVKFEGFQMIDNTLVSSGTFSNVQSNAVGDAGNVQITADSVRIINGAVVSASTLGLGDAGNMEIRAGSLEVLNGAQIIANTFGEGDGGSVAIEATDSVKFDGEESDIFTGVSSGVEPEAIGDAGGVEIRAGSLEVLNGAQIGASTFGFGNAGSVVIKADGLIKFDRGFASSGVNSQAVGNAGGVEVRANSLEVINGSEISASTLGQGDAGSVVIEADGLVKFDRGFASSDVNSGALGNAGGIAIRADSVEVTHGAVISASTDGEGNAGNITITSNNFTADRSGSVRTNTSTFGIAGDITLRIQDNLNLTGSTIEAATTETSTGAGGSIVIDSSNILLRDNANISVNSQGQGDGGDISLSARDLKLEDNSQISAATASGTGGNIILTVPGITTLRDSNISATAMGTGDGGNLTIETNFLILKNSNLTANAVQGDGGNIDITTRQIFSDRDQDIAIMASSEFGLDGTVTINTLEIDPEEALVDLYQNPV, encoded by the coding sequence TCATTGAAGTCAGTGGATTATTTAAGTTGGACAGAGGAGAAAGTGAGAGCTTTACAGGAGTTTCCAGCGTTATACAACCAGAGGGAATGGGTAACGCTGGGGACGTAGAAATAAAAGCCGATTCAGTCGAAGTTGTTAATGGGACAGAAGTACGCACTACTACCTTTGGTCAAGGGGAAGCAGGCAGTATAGTCATTGAAGCTGAAGGTCTAGTTAAGTTTGACGGAGGCAATAGAGAGACTTTTACAGGAGCTTTGAGCAGTATCGAATTAAATGGAGTAGGTAGAGCAGGGAATGTTGAGATAAAAGCGGGTTCAGTAGAAGTGCTTAATGGCGCACAAATAGGTGCTAATACTCTGGGAGAAGGAAATGCGGGGAGAGTGGCGATCGAAGCAGATGGCTTAGTTAAGTTGGATGCAGTAGATAGCGATTTGATGACTTTAACTGGAGTCGCCAGCGGTGTCAACCCAGGAGCAGTAGGTAACGCCGGGGGTGTGGAAATAAGAGCGGGTTCGGTCGAAGTTATCAATGGTGCACAAATAATCGCTAGTACCTTTGGGGAGGGCGATGGGGGGAGTATAGTGATTGAGGCCACTGACTCAGTTAAGTTTGATGGAGAGGAGAGCGTATTATTTACTGGTGCTGCTAGCGGTGTAAACCCAGGAGCAGTAGGTAACGCTGGGGATGTCCAAATCACAGCCAACTCGGTAGAGGTTGTGAATGGTGCAGCCATAAGCGCTGATACCTTTGGCGAAGGAAACGGAGGAAGTATAGTGATTGAAGTTACTGGCCTGGTTAAGTTGGATGGAGGGGAAGGGCAGAGCGGATTCCTCACTGGTGTCTCTAGCACTGTAGGACCAAATGTAGTAGGTAACGCAGAAGGTGTGGAAATAAGAGCAGGTTCAGTAGAAGTTCTTAATGGTGCACAAGTAAGCGCTAGTACCTTTGGTGAAGGCGATGGGGGGAGTGTAGTCATTGAAGCTGAAGGCTTAGTTAAGTTTGAGGGATTTCAGGTAGTTAATAATACTCCTTTCCCCAGTGGTGCAGGCAGCAGTGTGGGACCAGGTGCAATAGGTAACTCTGGAAATGTGGAAATACGAGCTGATTCTCTAGAGGTTATCAATGATGCAGTCATAAGCGCTGATACCTTTGGCGAAGGCGATGGAGGGAGTGTAGTCATTGAAGTCACGGACCTGGTTAAGTTGGATGGAGGGGAGAGCGAATTCTTTACTGGTGTCTCTAGTAGTGTAGCACTACCAAATGCAGTAGGTGACGCCGGAGGTGTGGAAATAAGAGCTAATTCGTTAGAGGTTATCAATGGTGCACAAATCAGCTCTAGTACCTTCGGTCAAGGGAATGGGGGGAGCGTAGTTATTGAGGCTGAAGGCTTCGTTAAGTTTGATGGATTTCATATAATTACAGTTAATAATACTCCTACTTCTATTCGCAGTGGTGCAGGCAGCAGTGTACAACCAAATGCAGTGGGTAAGGCAGGGAATGTGCAAATAATAGCCGACTCTGTAAGGGTTATCAATGGTGCAGTAGTAAGCGCTAGTACCTTTGGGGAGGGCGATGCGGGAAGTGTATTGATTGAAGCTGAAGGCTTAGTTAAGTTGGATGCGGGGGAAAGCGAATCCAATACTGGTATCTCTAGCAATGTAGGACCAAATGTAGTAGGTAACGCCGGCGGTGTCGAAATAAGAGCTGGTTCGGTAGAAATTCTTAATGGTGCACAAATAGGATCTGGTACTTTTGGGTTTGGGGACGGGGGAATTGTACTAATTGAAGCTGAAGACTTAGTTAAATTTGAAGGATTTCAGATGATTGATAATACTCTTGTTTCCAGCGGTACATTTAGCAATGTGCAATCAAATGCAGTGGGTGACGCAGGGAATGTGCAAATCACAGCCGACTCGGTAAGGATTATCAATGGTGCAGTAGTAAGCGCTAGTACTCTTGGGTTAGGCGATGCTGGGAATATGGAGATAAGAGCGGGTTCGCTAGAAGTTCTTAATGGTGCACAAATTATCGCTAACACCTTTGGGGAGGGCGATGGGGGGAGTGTGGCGATTGAAGCCACTGACTCAGTTAAGTTTGACGGGGAGGAGAGCGATATCTTTACTGGTGTTTCTAGCGGTGTAGAACCAGAAGCAATAGGTGACGCCGGAGGTGTGGAAATAAGAGCGGGTTCGCTAGAAGTTCTTAATGGTGCACAAATAGGCGCTAGTACCTTTGGGTTCGGGAATGCAGGGAGTGTAGTGATTAAAGCTGATGGCTTAATTAAGTTTGATAGAGGTTTTGCTTCTAGCGGTGTTAACTCACAAGCAGTAGGTAACGCCGGAGGAGTCGAGGTAAGAGCCAATTCCCTAGAAGTTATCAACGGTTCAGAAATAAGCGCTAGTACCCTTGGTCAAGGCGATGCAGGAAGTGTAGTCATTGAAGCTGATGGCTTAGTTAAATTTGATAGAGGTTTTGCTTCTAGCGATGTCAATTCAGGAGCATTAGGTAACGCAGGTGGTATCGCAATAAGAGCCGATTCGGTAGAAGTTACCCATGGTGCAGTAATTAGCGCTAGTACCGATGGAGAGGGAAATGCAGGAAACATTACTATTACCTCTAATAACTTTACAGCCGATCGCTCTGGCTCAGTCAGAACCAATACCAGTACTTTCGGAATCGCAGGCGATATAACCCTCAGAATCCAAGATAACCTCAACCTCACTGGGAGTACCATTGAAGCCGCCACCACAGAAACCTCTACCGGAGCCGGCGGCAGTATTGTCATTGACTCAAGCAATATTCTTCTGAGAGATAACGCCAATATTAGCGTCAATAGCCAAGGTCAAGGCGATGGTGGAGATATATCCCTCTCTGCTCGAGATCTCAAACTAGAAGATAACTCCCAAATCAGCGCGGCCACCGCTAGTGGTACTGGTGGTAACATTATCCTTACAGTACCGGGTATAACCACTTTACGAGACAGTAATATCTCAGCTACAGCCATGGGAACCGGAGATGGTGGTAACCTTACCATTGAAACTAACTTCCTTATCCTCAAAAATAGCAACCTAACCGCCAATGCTGTCCAAGGAGACGGGGGAAATATAGATATTACTACCCGACAAATATTTTCAGACCGAGACCAGGATATAGCAATTATGGCTAGTTCAGAATTTGGTCTAGATGGAACAGTAACCATTAATACACTAGAAATCGACCCAGAAGAAGCACTAGTAGACTTATACCAAAACCCAGT